The Tamandua tetradactyla isolate mTamTet1 chromosome 23, mTamTet1.pri, whole genome shotgun sequence genome includes a window with the following:
- the MSRB1 gene encoding methionine-R-sulfoxide reductase B1 gives MAFCSFFGGEVFQNHFEPGVYVCAKCGYELFSSRSKYAHSSPWPAFTETIHPDSVAKRPEHHRPEALKVSCGRCGHGLGHEFLNDGPKRGQSRFUIFSSSLKFIPKGKETSASQGK, from the exons ATGGCCTTCTGCAGCTTCTTCGGGGGTGAGGTGTTCCAGAACCACTTTGAGCCGG GTGTCTATGTGTGCGCCAAGTGTGGCTACGAGCTGTTCTCCAGCCGCTCAAAGTATGCGCACTCGTCCCCGTGGCCGGCGTTCACCGAGACCATCCACCCTGACAGCGTGGCCAAGCGCCCAGAACATCATCGCCCTGAAGCTCTGAAG GTGTCCTGTGGCAGGTGTGGCCATGGACTGGGCCATGAGTTCCTCAATGACGGCCCCAAGCGGGGGCAGTCCCGCTTCTGAATATTTAGCAGCTCGCTGAAGTTCATCCCCAAAG GCAAAGAAACCTCTGCCTCCCAGGGGAAGTAA